The following are encoded together in the Bacteroidota bacterium genome:
- a CDS encoding DUF362 domain-containing protein, with product MISRRDFIRTSALAGGAVFLNIHKSWGHPSTSEFFALNDFVQTHPDAVFILKTNVDEKTDTSALFDVGQKLGSTLFVSTPDPSDAFPITTDILIKPNITAWAWDIPPIEQTMGIQTDPYFVEGMINSLTHLGATGKNLFIREANYDSSRVDGKWYSDLAVRTGIDLKVFDTVQNLPPADLQWVDVPNGVWYNKIPYLSPVNTLGSCLVNIAKFKSHSMGMTLCSKNIQGTNARPYVAHCTAWGTAMAGVDPIHVVPDAFTAIKSNYDRHVAAGIPRWDLPGTASGGLWMETHTARCLDNNSVLQPLINIIEGVYGREGPFVSGPADNNGYGRDIMTNVVIFGKNARHVDAIGTYLAGHEPGNFGFFHIAVERGLSKYLDPSAIPLYEWKLDGSATLTPLNDFPRTPIRTLYLQKAGEAQYHMVNEPYDYSGATVVASKKPDRPDVFHISQNFPNPFNPSTSIQYYIPKAGNVKIEIFDVRGSVVDVLVDGYALAGDHVAVWNSRAKASGMYFYRLLYEGYTQTKQMVLLK from the coding sequence ATGATATCGCGGCGCGATTTTATCAGGACATCTGCTTTGGCCGGGGGCGCTGTATTCCTTAATATCCACAAAAGCTGGGGGCATCCTTCGACCTCGGAATTTTTTGCCCTCAATGATTTTGTCCAAACCCATCCTGATGCAGTTTTCATCCTGAAGACGAACGTCGACGAGAAAACCGATACGTCCGCCCTCTTCGATGTCGGCCAGAAACTGGGTTCAACGCTTTTTGTGAGCACGCCCGACCCTTCCGATGCATTCCCCATTACGACAGACATCCTTATTAAGCCGAATATCACAGCATGGGCGTGGGATATTCCGCCCATCGAACAAACAATGGGGATACAAACGGACCCTTACTTCGTCGAGGGAATGATCAACAGTCTTACGCATCTTGGCGCTACCGGTAAAAATTTATTCATCCGCGAAGCCAATTATGACAGTTCACGTGTCGACGGAAAGTGGTACAGCGACCTTGCCGTACGAACCGGAATCGACCTGAAAGTTTTCGATACAGTGCAGAACCTCCCCCCCGCAGACCTTCAGTGGGTCGATGTTCCGAACGGAGTATGGTACAATAAGATCCCCTATCTCTCCCCGGTCAATACTCTTGGTTCCTGCCTGGTGAATATCGCGAAGTTCAAATCTCATTCCATGGGGATGACGCTTTGCTCGAAAAATATCCAAGGCACGAACGCTCGTCCGTATGTCGCTCATTGTACTGCATGGGGAACCGCGATGGCGGGAGTGGACCCGATTCACGTTGTCCCCGATGCGTTCACAGCCATCAAATCCAATTATGACCGGCACGTAGCGGCGGGTATTCCCCGCTGGGATCTCCCAGGTACCGCGAGCGGCGGACTCTGGATGGAGACGCATACGGCGCGGTGCCTGGACAATAACTCGGTGTTGCAGCCGCTCATCAACATTATCGAAGGGGTGTACGGAAGAGAGGGTCCCTTTGTCTCGGGACCTGCCGATAACAACGGTTATGGCCGCGACATCATGACGAACGTTGTGATCTTTGGAAAGAACGCGCGGCACGTCGACGCCATCGGGACATATCTTGCAGGTCATGAGCCGGGCAATTTCGGGTTCTTCCACATCGCCGTCGAGCGCGGGCTGTCAAAATATCTCGATCCAAGCGCCATTCCTTTGTACGAATGGAAGCTGGACGGTTCGGCGACCTTGACGCCGTTGAACGATTTTCCGCGCACACCGATCAGGACGCTGTATCTGCAGAAAGCCGGCGAAGCTCAGTATCATATGGTCAATGAACCGTACGACTACTCCGGTGCGACCGTTGTCGCCTCTAAGAAACCCGACAGACCCGATGTCTTTCATATCTCCCAGAATTTTCCAAACCCCTTCAACCCTTCCACCTCGATTCAGTATTACATTCCGAAGGCCGGTAATGTGAAGATAGAGATCTTCGACGTCCGAGGATCGGTCGTCGATGTTTTAGTCGACGGCTATGCGCTTGCCGGGGATCATGTTGCTGTTTGGAATTCGCGCGCGAAAGCTTCGGGGATGTATTTCTACCGCCTCCTCTATGAAGGGTACACACAGACGAAACAGATGGTTCTTTTGAAATAG